A part of Solenopsis invicta isolate M01_SB chromosome 2, UNIL_Sinv_3.0, whole genome shotgun sequence genomic DNA contains:
- the LOC105193656 gene encoding uncharacterized protein LOC105193656 isoform X7: MFLESNWTWLAERWGNMADLAERVDDLICSFDSTGETTMDTLSMLIFGWMLFGLVVLCVGKYVYNRFVLNELTATAATTAAGATAATVTSLSSSSSSSSSLSSQLAKDGHIRHDESVLTTSTAGTFVGKLFDKSKSVSPSSTSSSSLARAAGIGGGAAAGGGGTVNVAAAGGGGGTVGAATGGGVGGGGGGGGGGSGGGAAAAAVAAAAAGGVGGGPVAGVRSPSPGGYVPPTPPIRKRLIRKTSGALISPSRSSRALHLPTATGADAEAVRWVNELIVWLHHDLVILNELLATWVVSLNDFTASSTDEHGVGVEFVRVLPETYPPSLSNIFCECDSKDDVTITCDCEATPALQLKAFRQRGDKVEINHYRVNVNRFRARLNVVCITEKLLIDLKCDGWPEVKISLAAVGTIKKDLDESQLQEVVTEIVVGALRGTNVHLNLSQYPTCPRLWREPPLQPGFSYPTHYDGVNASNSMMHQPSHQRLQGHHVAPSSLPMQYVPGERRLLVKVVRAIDLGGQQGAVEPYCVVELDEPPQKNQTSIKKDTKNPLWDEAFLFDISHNTSEVLLEVFDHVNKRQRFLGLGIVGVEELLANPSQRQIIPLQARPYEEDDITGTLTVEFLFIEGAEVPQIGTKPYKVKETIKPVSPTRSYSQTNVISSNSLNYNNGNSTLILYDSAAQSEGDYLTNGNVVDSPYKSGQKGTLIVHSHQRQSERQIVKLSQSFQRDSPCNLRQTSGMPKQRLSRVVQSVVIQSRFGGEWKLARDIPGARNERCQCCFGTRKHAQFF; this comes from the exons atGTTTTTGGAATCCAATTGGACTTGGTTGGCAGAACGATGGGGCAATATGGCCGACTTGGCCGAGCGGGTGGACGATCTGATATGCAGTTTCGACTCGACTGGTGAAACGACCATGGATACGTTGTCGATGCTGATATTCGGTTGGATGTTGTTCGGTCTGGTGGTGTTGTGCGTCGGCAAATATGTGTACAATCGTTTTGTGCTGAACGAGCTTACCGCCACCgctgccaccaccgccgccggtGCTACCGCCGCCACCGTCACCtccttgtcgtcgtcgtcgtcgtcgtcgtcatcgttgtcgtcgcAGCTTGCCAAGGATGGCCATATTCGTCACGATGAGAGTGTCCTGACGACGAGCACCGCTGGTACCTTTGTTGGAAAATTATTTGACAAGTCCAAATCTGTATCACCTTCTTCGACGTCTTCGTCATCGCTCGCGAGAGCTGCTGGTATCGGCGGTGGTGCAGCTGCTGGTGGCGGTGGTACCGTCAATGTCGCTGCTgctggtggcggtggcggtacCGTTGGTGCTGCTACTGGGGGTGGtgttggtggtggtggtggtggtggtggtggtggtagtggtggtggtgctgctgctgctgctgttgctgctgccgctgctggTGGTGTTGGTGGTGGTCCAGTAGCAGGTGTGAGATCACCATCGCCAGGAGGCTACGTGCCACCCACGCCGCCGATCAGGAAACGTCTGATCCGTAAGACCTCTGGTGCCCTCATCAGCCCGTCTCGAAGTTCCAGGGCGCTGCATCTTCCGACCGCGACTGGCGCGGATGCAGAGGCCGTACGCTGGGTCAACGAACTGATCGTGTGGCTTCATCACGATCTCGTCATCCTTAACGAACTCTTGGCCACTTGGGTGGTTTCCCTTAACGATTTCACCGCCAGCTCCACCGATGAG cACGGAGTTGGCGTTGAATTCGTTCGCGTACTTCCAGAGACTTATCCGCCAAGCTTGTCAAATATCTTCTGCGAATGCGATTCGAAGGATGACGTG ACTATTACATGCGACTGCGAGGCTACTCCAGCTTTGCAGCTGAAAGCATTTCGGCAACGAGGGGATAAGGTGGAGATTAATCACTATCGGGTCAATGTCAATCGTTTTCGCGCTCGTCTTAACGTCGTCTGCATCACCGAGAAATTGCTGATTGATCTAAAATGCGACGGCTGGCCAGAG GTAAAAATCTCTCTGGCTGCGGTGGGCACAATAAAGAAAGACTTGGACGAAAGCCAGTTGCAAGAAGTGGTAACGGAAATTGTGGTGGGTGCTCTGCGAGGCACCAATGTTCACCTCAATCTCTCTCAATATCCCACGTGTCCTCGATTATGGAGAGAGCCGCCCCTTCAGCCAGGCTTTTCATACCCCACACATTACGACGGTGTG AACGCCTCGAATTCGATGATGCATCAACCGTCGCATCAACGTCTTCAAGGACACCACGTCGCACCCTCGTCCCTGCCGATGCAATATGTGCCTGGCGAAAGACGTTTGCTTGTAAAAGTGGTAAGAGCTATCGACCTCGGCGGTCAACAAGGAGCCGTGGAACCTTATTGCGTCGTGGAGTTGGATGAACCGCCGCAAAAGAATCAGACCTCTATAAAGAAAGACACCAAAAATCCACTATGGGATGAAGcgtttttatt CGATATAAGCCATAACACGAGCGAGGTATTGTTAGAGGTATTCGATCATGTCAACAAAAGACAAAGATTCTTGGGGCTAGGAATCGTAGGCGTTGAGGAACTTCTCGCGAATCCGAGTCAGCGGCAAATTATACCTCTCCAGGCACGACCGTACGAGGAAGATGATATTACAGGCACCCTCACAGTGGAG TTTCTATTCATCGAGGGTGCGGAGGTACCACAAATTGGGACCAAGCCTTATAAAGTCAAGGAGACGATAAAGCCTGTCTCGCCTACCCGTTCCTACAGCCAAACAAATGTCATCAGCAGCAATAGTCTAAACTACAACAACGGTAACAGTACACTTATCTTGTACGACTCTGCCGCACAGTCGGAAGGGG aCTACTTGACAAATGGCAACGTTGTGGATTCACCATATAAAAGCGGACAAAAGGGGACTTTGATTGTACATAGTCATCAAAGG CAATCGGAGCGGCAAATTGTTAAG CTCTCACAGTCCTTTCAACGTGACAGTCCTTGCAACTTGAGACAGACATCTGGTATGCCGAAGCAAAGATTGAGTAGAGTTGTTCAAAGTGTCGTTATTCAGA